The Apium graveolens cultivar Ventura chromosome 11, ASM990537v1, whole genome shotgun sequence genome has a window encoding:
- the LOC141695336 gene encoding uncharacterized protein LOC141695336, whose product MVISWLHNSVYDTIKRSILFINYAFEIWKQLEKRFMLTNGSRKYKLTRGLFVVKQNGMSVTEYFTALSSIWEELESMNILPSVKSTTAEVTALLKAIETLKEEAKLFQFLNGLDECFGPQRSQLLKVSPLPTVESACASIQQEESQRDALCLTKTPDMEASVMFTRSSSDRFNVCTACGGKGHVADKCWTVLGYPRWHYKYNGHYSGSTTKSARWNNNKPPGKPRMANVVQGSVDGETSPVMFSQQQLEQLFKMLPGSSLNNSENIEDSPFSGMINTNKMYVKSNEWIVDYEASDHMTSSLNNLLNVKHAPPNFTINLPTGATSKISHIGDVILKSGLKLLNVLYVPQFTHNLLSINKLAKNNACDVIFYPGKCLILDRMTKQMK is encoded by the coding sequence ATGGTAATCTCTTGGCTTCATAATAGTGTATATGATACTATTAAAAGATCTATTCTGTTTATTAACTATGCTTTTGAAATATGGAAACAATTAGAGAAAAGATTCATGCTTACTAACGGATCTAGAAAATATAAACTTACTAGAGGTCTATTTGTTGTTAAACAAAATGGTATGAGTGTTACAGAGTATTTCACAGCTTTAAGCAGCATATGGGAGGAACTTGAATCAATGAATATTTTGCCTAGTGTCAAAAGTACCACTGCAGAAGTAACAGCCTTGTTAAAAGCCATAGAGACTTTGAAAGAAGAGGCCAAATTATTTCAATTTCTCAATGGCCTGGATGAATGCTTTGGGCCGCAAAGAAGTCAGTTACTCAAGGTTTCTCCACTTCCAACTGTTGAGAGTGCTTGCGCTTCAATACAACAGGAGGAGTCTCAGAGAGATGCTCTTTGTTTAACAAAAACCCCTGACATGGAAGCATCTGTCATGTTTACAAGGAGCAGCTCAGACAGATTCAACGTTTGCACGGCCTGTGGTGGTAAAGGTCACGTTGCTGATAAATGTTGGACTGTCTTAGGATATCCAAGATGGCACTACAAGTATAATGGTCATTACTCTGGAAGCACCACAAAATCAGCAAGATGGAACAACAACAAACCACCTGGAAAACCAAGAATGGCTAATGTTGTACAAGGAAGTGTCGATGGTGAGACCTCTCCAGTCATGTTCAGCCAACAACAGTTGGAGCAACTTTTTAAAATGCTGCCTGGTTCAAGCCTTAATAATTCTGAAAACATTGAAGACAGCCCCTTCTCGGGCATGATCAACACCAACAAAATGTATGTAAAATCCAATGAATGGATTGTGGATTATGAGGCGTCCGATCACATGACATCCTCCTTGAACAATTTGTTGAATGTCAAACATGCTCCACCAAACTTTACAATCAATCTTCCTACTGGAGCAACCTCAAAAATATCTCATATTGGAGATGTGATCTTGAAGAGTGGCCTGAAATTGCTTAATGTTCTTTATGTCCCGCAGTTCACTCATAATTTGTTGTCAATCAACAAACTTGCCAAAAATAATGCTTGTGATGTTATATTCTACCCTGGAAAGTGCTTGATATTGGATAGAATGACAAAACAGATGAAATGA
- the LOC141698260 gene encoding pentatricopeptide repeat-containing protein At3g12770 has protein sequence MAMNFSLTKRISILVPILQPLHLTHFKFLHCLLQENNSYNDFNPESYYTSCLDKITHVKPLQQLHARLLVSGLHYNGFIITKLLNISSNFGLIHYARKVFDEFPDPYVFLWNAIIRGYSMQNMFSEAIKMYLRMHECGVRPDGYTIPHVLKACGGLSSVRIGRAVHGHIFRLGFDWDVFVQNGLVSLYAKCSRIDVARVVFDRVDDRTVVSWTSIISGYAQNGQPWEALEIYREMRRVSEELDWVTLVSVLSAYTDVNDLQQGKAIHGCIIKMGLEFESDLRIALTTLYAQCGELVVAKSLFDQMEVPNVMLWNAMISGFAKNGCAEEAIELFWNMLSKEIKPDSITIRLAILACAHAGSLEQARCMDEFITSSDNRHDIYVNTALIDMYSKCGSVELARRVFDRILNKDVVVWSAMIVGYGLHGHGREAINLFHAMIQEGVTPNDVTFVGILTACNHSGLVEEGWHFFHCMRHYGIEPRHQHYACLVDLLGRAGYLEQAYHFIRQMPIEPHVSVWGALLGACKIYRHMTLGEYAAERLFSLDPYKTGHYVQLSNLYASVGFWSGVAKVRVMMKERGLSKDLGYSLIEINGKLEAFRMADKLHPRSKEIFKELEILERRLKAAGYVPDTESVLHDLSHEDKEEALCNHSERLAIAYGLISTSPGTTVRITKNLRACVNCHSATKMISKLVNREIVVRDASRFHHFKDGLCSCGDYW, from the coding sequence ATGGCTATGAATTTTTCTCTTACCAAACGAATCTCTATCCTTGTACCAATATTGCAACCGTTACATCTCACACACTTTAAATTTCTCCATTGCTTATTACAAGAAAACAATTCTTACAATGACTTCAATCCTGAGTCTTATTACACTTCCTGTCTTGATAAAATAACCCACGTGAAGCCATTACAACAACTTCATGCTCGATTACTTGTCTCTGGACTTCATTACAATGGTTTCATAATCACTAAATTATTAAATATCAGCTCAAATTTTGGACTGATTCATTATGCCCGGAAGGTGTTTGATGAATTTCCTGACCCATATGTGTTTCTATGGAATGCTATTATTCGTGGGTATTCAATGCAAAATATGTTCAGTGAAGCGATTAAAATGTACTTGAGAATGCATGAGTGTGGTGTTCGTCCCGACGGATATACTATTCCTCATGTGCTTAAGGCTTGTGGAGGGTTATCGAGTGTTAGAATTGGTCGGGCGGTGCATGGACATATTTTTAGACTTGGGTTTGATTGGGATGTGTTTGTGCAGAATGGGCTTGTGTCTTTGTATGCTAAATGTAGTCGAATTGACGTTGCACGTGTTGTATTTGATAGGGTAGATGATAGGACAGTTGTTTCGTGGACATCGATTATTTCGGGGTATGCTCAGAATGGCCAGCCTTGGGAAGCCTTGGAGATTTATAGGGAAATGAGAAGAGTGAGTGAGGAACTGGACTGGGTTACATTAGTAAGTGTTTTGAGTGCTTACACTGACGTAAATGATCTCCAACAAGGAAAAGCTATCCATGGATGTATAATTAAAATGGGTCTTGAATTTGAGTCTGATTTGCGGATAGCACTAACAACACTTTATGCACAATGTGGGGAGTTAGTTGTAGCGAAATCATTGTTTGATCAAATGGAGGTACCTAATGTGATGTTGTGGAATGCTATGATCTCAGGATTTGCTAAAAATGGTTGTGCTGAGGAAGCGATAGAGCTTTTTTGGAACATGTTATCTAAAGAGATTAAACCAGATTCTATAACAATAAGGTTGGCTATTTTAGCTTGCGCTCATGCGGGGTCATTGGAACAAGCAAGATGCATGGACGAGTTTATCACGAGTAGTGACAATAGACATGATATTTATGTCAATACAGCTCTCATTGACATGTATTCGAAATGTGGAAGTGTTGAGCTAGCTCGCAGGGTATTTGACAGAATTTTAAACAAGGACGTTGTTGTGTGGAGTGCGATGATTGTGGGTTATGGTTTACATGGCCATGGTCGCGAGGCTATTAACCTTTTTCATGCAATGATTCAGGAAGGGGTGACCCCGAATGATGTTACCTTCGTTGGGATCCTCACAGCATGTAATCATTCTGGTCTTGTAGAAGAGGGTTGGCACTTTTTCCATTGTATGAGACATTATGGTATTGAGCCTCGCCATCAGCATTATGCTTGCCTGGTTGATCTTCTTGGACGGGCAGGATATCTGGAACAAGCTTACCACTTTATCAGACAAATGCCAATTGAACCGCATGTCAGTGTGTGGGGAGCTCTTTTGGGTGCATGCAAAATTTATCGGCATATGACACTTGGAGAATATGCTGCAGAGCGGCTTTTCTCATTAGACCCATATAAAACAGGGCACTATGTGCAGTTGTCGAATCTATATGCTTCTGTAGGATTTTGGAGTGGTGTGGCTAAGGTCAGGGTAATGATGAAAGAGAGAGGGCTAAGTAAAGATCTGGGGTATAGTTTGATTGAGATTAATGGCAAGCTTGAAGCCTTTCGTATGGCTGATAAGTTACATCCAAGATCAAAAGAAATTTTTAAAGAGCTTGAGATATTAGAGAGAAGATTAAAAGCAGCTGGGTACGTCCCTGATACAGAATCCGTGCTACATGACTTGAGTCATGAAGACAAGGAGGAAGCTCTTTGTAACCATAGTGAGAGGCTGGCGATTGCTTACGGGCTCATAAGCACTTCCCCTGGAACCACAGTTCGCATAACTAAAAATCTGCGGGCATGTGTTAACTGTCACTCAGCAACAAAGATGATATCAAAGCTTGTTAATAGGGAGATAGTTGTAAGGGATGCAAGTAGATTCCACCATTTTAAGGATGGATTGTGTTCTTGTGGGGATTACTGGTGA
- the LOC141695337 gene encoding calcium-binding protein PBP1-like, whose amino-acid sequence MASARVGDDFQDMLPTMADKLGGDGLIKELCNGFKLLMDKETQVITFESLKKHSALLGLQDLSDDELMSMLREGDVNDDGVLDEMEFCVLMFRLSPELMQESEVWLEEALQQELASSCFDKN is encoded by the coding sequence ATGGCTAGTGCAAGGGTTGGTGATGATTTTCAAGATATGTTGCCTACAATGGCTGATAAATTAGGCGGGGATGGTTTGATTAAGGAGTTATGTAATGGTTTCAAATTGTTGATGGATAAAGAAACACAGGTCATTACTTTTGAGAGCTTGAAGAAACACTCTGCTTTGCTTGGCTTGCAAGATTTGAGTGATGATGAGCTTATGAGCATGTTGAGAGAAGGCGACGTAAATGACGACGGAGTTCTTGATGAGATGGAATTTTGCGTTCTGATGTTCAGATTAAGCCCGGAGTTGATGCAAGAATCTGAGGTTTGGCTTGAAGAAGCTCTGCAACAAGAGTTGGCTAGTTCTTGTTTTGATAAGAATTAG